Genomic window (Ostrea edulis chromosome 9, xbOstEdul1.1, whole genome shotgun sequence):
tgaaaatgatcactgttcgttaccttcatcTTTCATGCTGGGGTTCCTGATTGATATCTACGTGgtgtttgttggaattcccatgggctcCTTTattacaccacagagtcgtccttatctgcttcatatttgaatattttattgaacacagGATGTTAACCGCAAACTGACAGctcaacttaatgacaaacgagatgactccagcttcttcatcgtcaacttctcatgtatatgtagcaatattccattatcgcctacatatggtgtttatgtctatcaactgattcgacacgcaagagcttgttctgtgtatcgGAAGGAAAAATATTCAGTGTCTGAACATTTTACCTGAAAAGTATAAACGTTCATTTGACGAAATAGTCCCATTGACTTCTTTAAAGTAAATAGATGGAAAGTCACATGAAATAAACTAAGCATGAAAAAAGAGAAGATCAACGAAaagaacaaatttgaaaaagaaaaacaaaaatcttttaGAGTGAGTGTTGCTctgaaaataattcatttcttACATACACAAGTAGATCGATCTTTAATCTTGATAATTTTTTGATCAGAACGTAAACTTCTCTAAACgtttataagatatataataCTGAAAAGAAAATATCCTCACATTCATTTATTCTAATGTGGCTTTCCTTGTCTCATTATCGTGTTTATTAATGATTCATCTCATTAACGTTCCCAGGTATGTGTAATACTAGTATTTGGCCCCATAGAATACTCAGTATATTCCATTTTAAATTCTGTACGGTCCATATCATGCTGGGGTTTTTTCCCTCCCAGAAGTTAAAGCCCTGGGATAAAAATGCTAGATATACAATAAACATGATTATTGtatgaaaaggtggaaagaagAAAGCTACACTTATACACATATGAATGTGAGCTGAAAGCGAAGACGCTGCCCGAAGTTTAAATTTGAGGCCGTGGCACAGAAAGTAGAGTTGAACTTAACTGCTCGTAAACCATTGGTGACAACCCCAGAAAACTGAACTAGTGGGGATATAGAGAACATTGAATTATTTTCTGCTGATCCAAATTCCTGCATCAGAGTAGGTTCTGTGTCATCTACTGATGGCCCTATGCTTCCAGATCTAAATCCCGCGTCATATGTCCTGTACCTAGCGAAAGAGTTGTCACCATCTCCAGTGCCGAAAGGACTGTCGAAAGAGTAGGATCCAGGGGAATAAATTAATTACTTCCGGTAATTCCGGTGTCAACGTGAGTGCCGTTAAATCCACTTCTAAAAGAGGTGTCTCTGAATACAGTTTCAACTCAGCTGCCTGTAAACGCGAATCGTAAAGAATCACCACGAATACCGTTGTCAAAAGAATGGTCTCCTTTTGAGATGCCAGCGAATGGACCCATCAAGCTTGCTCCGACGCTAGAGTTTGAAAACGGATTGGAAAATACGAATAAATAATTCTTATAGGTGTTGGACATTCCAATGttacgaaaggtgaagataacgaacagtgatcaatctcataactcctattagcaatacaaaatagatagttgggtaaatacggacccctggatataccagaggtgggattaggtgcctagaaggagtaagcatccgctgttgaccggtcacacccgccgtgagccctatatcaggtaaacggagtaatccgtagccaAATTCGGTGTGTcatgaacggtctaacaattggtatgaaacacatcagacagcacttgacacaatgataggttgtatgggcaaactacatcgttataacgaccatagaatttgcgaaaggctgactttaaacgagactttgaaactcctgtaacataaAATTGTTTGTCGGTAGCCTGCCTCGAGTTAAAACCTGATCTTACTCAGAACAAGTTCTTGTAtttcgaatcaattgagatatatagaaacaccatatgcagacacgtgataatggaaaattgctgcataaatatgggaagttgaacacagagtcgttcacttctgcttcatactgagctattttaatgaaaatagatattaacggcaaactaacaactcaactttatgataaacgggattatttcaacttctccatcgtcaactacccatatttatgtagcaatattcaattatcatttgcatatggtgtttgtatctctcaactgattcgataagcaagagcttgttctgcgtttgattagggttttttttaaatcgaggcaggatactgacaaacaagttgatggttttcaacagtctcggtttttagtcagtatttcgcaaattctatggtagttataacgatctagttcgtcaatacaacctacatgtatcattgggtcaaatactatcttacgtgtttcataccgattgctagaacgttcttggcacattgattttaactacggataataTTCTCGACAGTACGAAAAAACAAAGAGTATATACCAATCGTTTAAAGAGGGCTCTGTGCGGAGACACAAAATGTTTGATGTGTTACAAACAGGTCATCTATAAAGGAGGTGGAGGAGGATCCAAGCGAGGTGGAGGAGGATCCAAGCGAGATGGAGGAGGATCCAAGctgttttcaaaattaagattgtCAACAACACATAGTGTAAATTGTCAATACAATTAATAATGAAAGTTTCTTATGAATTACAGATGGAGGTATTTTCCAGATGCATACAAGCAAACTAGAAACGCTCAAGAGTGGTTGAAGATGCGAAACCTCATGATCACATGGTATTTCAGATCGTTTTGAAAAGTTGAACCAGTTCTGCATGTCCTCCTGAACAAGTAGACGATGACAATAGACATATGGTGGTTGTCAATTGATGACAAAAGTTTATAACTTTCAATCGGTCTGTTTGACTGACAGTTAACAAATGAACAAAGAAAAGAAACAGTTTTGTAGATCTAAGTAGGGAATTTTCTTTTGAGACCATGCAGGCAGTTTATCTAACAAACATTGATAAGTAAATGAATTACACTGGAATGAGTCGATTGGTTTGCCCTTTGATATACATTTTGATTGACAGAAGTTAGAGTCATCAGATCAAGGAACACGTGATTCGGGTAATCATTATGTTTGCCTAGCAAAATTTGTgtgtatttttgtttaaaatgtttctttaattttttaaatgaatgcCTTGCTTCTCTGTAGTAAGTGTGGAGGTTtagaaaaaataaaagtttgGCGGAATTTTTTTATCGGCGAGACGGAAATAATTCCATACTGCCAATGTTTTATATCAACATACTACAAACGGAATACACAACATTTTTGTAATTCAATTAAttggtgttttttttagaagtaaatatatatatttatcaagtgGAGATCACTTCTGCattatgaaatgtgaagatagcgaacagtaatcaatctcaaaactcctacaattgtttatattgttttgctgttttcctatctggtggcgcccagtttctattggtggaagagagaacccagatgcaatgtacttgggaagagaccaccgaccttccgaaagtaaactgggaaactttctcacttaccgacacgagcgggattcgaacccgcaatacaaaatagagagttgggcaaacactgacccctgggcacaccagaagCGGGACCAGGCGCCCAGGAgaagtatccccccccccccccccccccgacgatcggccacacccgccatgagcctaTATCTtgttaggtaaacggagttaactctagtcaaaatcagtgtgccaagaacagtctagcaatcggtatgaaacacgtcagacaatgataggttgtattggcaaactagatcgttataacgaccatagaatttgcgaaatgatgaataaaaactgaccatacgcagaacaagatctAGTGTTTTAAAGATGAATCATAAACAACAAATTACTGACAAAACAATGGTGAATATCATTAAATCAATGAATAAATTCTGTAATTATTCCAAGATGGTCTTTCCCTAATCATTACATGTAGCGAGTGAGATTTTATTGAGGGTGGATATTATATTCATCTGATACCGTTTTCTTTTTATTCGagtatatttatatttgaacacataaaacaataaaatttcttTCAAAACATCACTGTAAACACATCTAATTATCAAATACTGTACACACGTATATTcctttagaaaaataatttgtCGTGGAAATAATATTTTGGACGACCAGGTTCTTTGTGAAGTTGCGAAACCAGatacacactgtacatgtacaaatctaTTCTGtgttttatgaatattaaaGATATTATTGGAATTTTATCCACAGTTATACAGTCCGTCCAAACAGATTAGATTAACTCatgttaaaaatataattaaaactattatatattttttttaaattttattcattgaaaaatataaatattgataaataaatcacTGACTTAATTAAATATTCACAACTAGTATACTCTTTTCTTGCCGCCTGAAAGAGAAGGGGAAGAATCATGAATGGttattcaaaaaacaaaaacaaaaccaaagcTGGAATGTACAGTAAATGTTACTATACATTACCGAACCTGATTATCAAGATTAACTCTATAGATGACttctttttcataaaaatatatatgcattattcGACGTAACTGcttattcatacatgtatatatgaatatctAGAAACTCTTAGAATATCATGATAGAGCGAAAAATTCCTAAATTAACCTCAACAAATCTTATTGTGCAAGAGATTTATGATATACCTTTGTAACCATAGTTGCGTCGTCCATAGTTGGGATATCCCCTAAAGCCTCCACGGAGACCCCCAAAATTGATAGAGCCACGTGGTCCCACAGCGCCTCCTCTAAATCCAGAATAACCGTAAGATGGACCATATCCTCCGCCTCCGCCGTATCCTCTATTCAGACCTCCGTAATTGGGATATCCACCATATCCACTTCCTATTCCGCCATATCCACTTCCCATTCCGCCATATCCACTTCCTATTCCGCCATATCCACTTCCTATTCCGCCATATCCACTTCCTATTCCGCCATATCCACTTCCTATTCCGCCATATCCACTTCCTATTCCGCCATATCCACCTCTACCATATCCACCACCGATTCCTCCATATCCACCTCCGGTTCCTCCATATCCACTTCCTATTCCGCCATATCCACCTGCGTTTGGATATCCGGCACTTCCGTATCCGTACCGGACACCACCAATTCCTCCACGACCGCTGTATGGATTGTAGTAGGCTCCTCCAATGCCGCCTCTGCCATATCCATTGTTACCATATCCGTATCCACCAATCGCTCCTCTCCCCCCGTAAGGGCCGCTAATGCCAATGACTCCGCCTCGGTAGTACTCGTCATCGTCCCAGTCATTCCATCCGCCGCCGTTGTAACCAGGGGTTGCTATAGCAACTCCTAATAGGCAGCAAAGGAATATAACTGATGAAGACATTTTTTTCCCCTGAAATAAGGAAAGCAATATCATATGTACTTTCATATACATCTGAATGTAACgaataaatatattgatttatgtCGAAAAGATTTTAAGAATAGATCTAAAAAATTTATGTATTCTTGATAACTTTCTGCACAATCCCTGCATTTCACAAAAAAgtatgttgaaaattaagttatATCAGATACAACATGTCTGTAAATAAGATATTAGATCTCCTTGACCAAATGTCCCCGTGAATAGATTTATTGCTCGGAAATGTACAGCGTTGTATATAGATCATCGTGCTCATAATTTCTAAAGTATCTTCATATATGGAAAAAAGatacaaaaacaaatcattaaGAGGTTGTTAATTATCTGTTCATGCTGATTAATAGCCACAAAAACTGACCGAGAAACCAGCTCAGACATAAACCTGCTGACCACGAAGACCATTATTCCATGTCGGTATGTTAATTGCATGAGACAATTAACAGGAATGACCTTTCCTTTGGGTTTACTTCACCTTTACTGTCGTGCATGCTGATTTTATCCtttagttaatttttttttactcgtTGGTCCCCCCATAATTTCTTCGAACTTACAGTACATTAAGATTAACCTAAATTCCggataattcaattttttcgtgCGCCTTATCTTTACTTTAATTTCCATTAATGCACTGTTGAATTGTACTATTGAGtagaatatatatttagtttatgatattatatataataaataggAATCGTTTTTCAAAACAGACATTTTCTCAACCAAGTAAAAAAAATCCGCATagttatatatctatatttaaaatataaaaagtcgaagtaaaatctaaaaaaaaaaaaaaaaactaaaaaaaaccatggtatatatatatatatatcatggttatatatatataagaaaaatatgaatgcatagataaataaatgaatagatagataaatagtgCATACCCTTCTTATTCTTATCGCTATGGTTGGCCGTCTGCAGTAGGTCTTCATTTTGGCGCGCTTTTATAGCAGATTTGCCATTTTCCTAATTTCGCGGTAATTTCTGATTGATGGGTGGGTCGTTAGCCTAATGATACAATACACCTGTTTTGCTGGTTAGAATGGCGGTATCTGTCTGACAGGGTCTAACATTGTTGACAGTTATATTGCCCTCAACAAAAACAACTACACATTGTACTTAGATTTCTTCTGATGGCCATGTCAAATGACTGATAGTTTTACATAATGACACTAATTTGTTTTCAGTCGTACATTGTAGTGAGAGTAATGTTTActtaatcatcaaatatgaaatttatcccTACTTCCGGGAAATATGTTTATCTCATGAACATGCACTATATTGCACTTTTTTGCAATTTAACCATCACATAATTTCTGAAGCCCATTAAGCAAGCTGTATACATTATTAATTCTATTAATGAGGCTAATTCAGTCTTTGTCCTAAAATCGTCTTCAGAAATATATAGCAATGACTATCTTTTATATTCAAGAATTTTAAACCATAAACTTTGAAttctttctattttttttttctttcgtccTTTTTCTAAATTCTCTCTTAGTCATTGTTTGGAACTCAAGAAGTCACATTTTGGCTGAGGGTGCAATGGGACGCATCTGACCCAAAATATGACCACGTgggacatttacatgtatcttaatgTGTGCTAGGTTTGatttttattctaaatgaaaagaaatttattgcaaaatttcttgttttaaaaacgTATAACGTTCttcaaaacacaaaataacTATGTATAAGAATATATCATTCCTCGTATTATCTTGCAATGAATTGTCAGGTGTGAAGTTAATTCACATATCAAACAATAAAAGGTACTCATAGATGTCAGATATAGACCACCATCTTCACCAGTAGGATATTGGGATGAGTTTTGATATGTATCATATATGGAAAAAATTTGTTAGGTAACAATTACTAGGCGACTTCAATGTGAATTTTCTCACTAAAAATGGCGCAAATTTCAAGCTTTTGTTACAAATGTTATCCTGTAAATACTTAATTAATAAGTACATACTTACATAGACTAactttaaattcaattttcgatgtactgtacatgaatataaacatcaatattttgttgttttccctttattttctttaaatcaatATGCAATCATAGTGTTTTTATCAGTAGACATCACTTACTACCGCTATCTTTAAAACATCTCTGTTAAACTTGGATGTTTGTAACTATATATAACTGTATTTATAATGCATCCATGTAGTGACCttgtaccttttttttttttttacttttatatttttttaaatctattttttaaaaaaccatttTTCCGTTTTATTGTCAACTTCTGACTTGTCTGAATTAGCTAAATTGTGTAATTTTACATCTTGAATATATGAACATGTCTGCCATCTATATATAGCTGTTTTCTGTTAACTTTCATTTCTCTTATGAATTTTCACGTGTActataatttacaaaatttcaaattgaattGACTTCTACATGTAACTcaggagaaggcttatatataGCATCTGCCTGTTGTCTGTCTACAGATATGTAGCgttctgggaaaatattggaacAGACCAGTCTCTCCCAATATTTTCCCCGTGCAGCCTGATCTTAAATTTAACAAGAGGGCGTTAATTTCGCCAGCATACACGTACTTCTCTATTCTCATAAATATTTGAGAAAagctaaatgcatgattatgatgtccatgaagctctctcctaatttgtgaaattcgtggttcCTGGGTCAGGGGTTGACGCCACTGGGCGTGGCCAATGTGGCCATATAGTGAAGATGtatcttcttctctactcccatacagatttgagaaaaattaactgcatgattatgatgtccatgaagctctctacctaaattatgaaattcatggctATTGGGTCAGGGATTGAGACCCTAGGGTAGAGCAAATATGGTCATATattgtgaaaatgtattaaattttagaaaatcttcttctcttctCGCATATACATTTGAAAAGAACTAAATGCATAGCTATGAGGTCTATGAAGCTCTCTACCTAAATTGAGAAATTCATGGTTCCTGGGTCATGGGGTTGAGGCCCCAGGGTGGACCCAATAtgaccatatagtgaaaatgtattaaaactttgaaaatcttttctaattccatatctatttgaaaagaactgaatgtatgattatgatgtccatgaagctctctacctaaattgtgaaatttgtggttcttgggtcaggggttcaggccTTTGGACAGGGCCTACAATGTATAAGGtcatatataaaaatgtataaaaatctTATTTATCTACTTTCACAGTCATGGGagataaactaaatgcatggttttGATGTATGTGATGTTCTCTTCTCAAACTGTGAAATTCACGGTCCATGGGTTGATTTAGactttcggggggggggggggggggggagaagtcaaaatgatttatatgtTTCACACTTGCATATTTCCttcttctgtaaatgaatagGAATTGTATGCATATTTTCAAAAGATCATAAACATGTGTACAAAAGACTCCATATTGAGGCTTAAATGCACATGATGggctatgatactcaggtgaccgttaaggcccatgggcctcttatttttacatgatactaatagactaataggctttcgtaccAAGGGAAACATTTTGTGTTTGTTATTGTTGGTGGTTTttgagggtgtgtgtgtgtgtgtgtgtgtgtgtgtgtgtgtgtgtgtgtgttttattgaAGTTCAATTTCAAGATTGAAAATTAACTTGGAAATTGGAATTTCAATCCCATGTTTTTAAATTGTCCGCGCTGAAAAATGTTCCTGCCCATACGGCGTAAGAAAGCTTAGATTTTAGAGATTACATGAAGTATCCGGCCATTGTATCGTGACGTCAAAGGAACGAATTTCTTGCCATTTACTCATGATGAATTATTGTGAATTCCTAGTCAGATGATGTATCAGAATACATCATCATGGTTAATTGATGTTTTGAAACATAAATGAATAAAGAATGCAATATTCCcttattatatacatttttattgaacacattgaaattattttttgcatgttcacaaaaaaaaaaaaaaaaaaaaaaaaaatatgtgtgcaCTCATTAACACACTCGACTAGTTGAATACATTTAAAGGGTGTAACGAAAAAAAGTATTAGCTATTAATGATCGAGCTAACAAGACAAAAATGAACAGGAAAAAATGGCTTTATTGCGGGAACATGAAAGCCGTGACACCGACATCGTTTCATGATTGCCTACACGCCGAACATCTCGTACAAACAGTGACAATGTGTTAGAACATAACGGCCAACATCACACCTGTAGGATTATTTTTGTCCCCTCAGATGGATTTGATCTAATTGTAAGCTAGAAATGATTTCTGAGATGATGTTCTAGTTATAAGAGTGATTATTATTGTGTGTGctgcatattaaaaaaaaatcagaaactcACATTCGAACTATGGTAAATATcacatagtatatatatattaatttgcTTTTAATTTTGCGAAATAATTAAGTTCACTGGGCcttattttttcatttcaaaattcacattttttcAATCCATTTTAATCTTAATTGTATACTTATCTATGTGTTGCATTTTTCTGTAAAGTTTGTTTTTGATTTCTTGACtttttaggcttaattttgtatcttcatATTGTACACGACAATCACCCGCCATTATTTCCTGCAGAGTACAGCTTCATGTCATTGCAAGCTGTTAAGTGGTTACGGGCAAATACGCGAAGCAACGGTATAGAGTAAAAGTGCGGATGTCGATTTTGAGGGGAGGGGCACCCCACCAATCTAATCttacaataaataaacaaacaccCCACCCCAACGaataaaaataacaacagattaatttttcaaatgtcttttgttttattaaacatatacaCATATCAGATTGTGTATTAAATAACTGCATTATTCATGATTTTGAATAATATAAATGTTAACTCCAATCCACAACCTGTAAAAGAGCTTCATTATAACCCCCTCCCTCTTTTTAACAGGTTATGTTCTAAATACGCAATACACATTTAATCTGAAATTACCTCGTCCTCATCGCCATCAATACCTACATCCACCCCTTCACCAACTCTTGCCGTTGATTTTATGCACATAAACAAGCATGCAGTTGACAATAAACATTGCCAATCAACGGTATGCAGTGGCTATCAACAGTAGGCAGTGTCAATCAACAGTAGGCAGTGTCAATCAACAGTGGATAGTGTCAATCAACAGTAGGCAGTGACAATCAACAGTAGGCAGTGGCTATCAACAGTAGGCAGTGTCAATCAACAGTAGGCAGTGTCAATCAACAGTAGGCAGTGTCAATCAACAGTGGATAGTGTCAATCAACAGTAGGCAGTGACAATCAACAGTAGGCAGTGGCTATCAACAGTAGGCAGTGTCAATCAACAGTAGGCAGTGGCTATCAACAGTAGGCAGTGTCAATCAACAGTAGGCAGTGTCAATCAACAGTGGACAGTCAACAGTAGGTAGTGACAATCAACAGTAGGCAGTGTCAATCAAAAGTAGGCAATGACAATCAACGGTAGGCAGTGTCAATCAACAGTGGACAGTAGGCAGTGACAATCAACAGTGGACAGTGGTAGTAATATGGAACTGTCAGCAGTTGTCAGTAAGCAGTGATGGCTGGCTGTAGCATAAACAGATTCATAAATAACGCATGGCTcgaaatgccccccccccccctttgtccTCATATAACTGATTCCTATTTATTTGGGTAAAATGATTCTGGAGGAAATCTTCGAAAATCAAAATATCACTTCCAATAGATA
Coding sequences:
- the LOC125659695 gene encoding uncharacterized protein LOC125659695, encoding MKVHMILLSLFQGKKMSSSVIFLCCLLGVAIATPGYNGGGWNDWDDDEYYRGGVIGISGPYGGRGAIGGYGYGNNGYGRGGIGGAYYNPYSGRGGIGGVRYGYGSAGYPNAGGYGGIGSGYGGTGGGYGGIGGGYGRGGYGGIGSGYGGIGSGYGGIGSGYGGIGSGYGGIGSGYGGMGSGYGGIGSGYGGYPNYGGLNRGYGGGGGYGPSYGYSGFRGGAVGPRGSINFGGLRGGFRGYPNYGRRNYGYKGIS